The sequence GCCACCATACGAACTCCGCTACCGGGATTGGATGCCGACTGGATCACAAGCGAAATGTGGACCCTCCGCCGCTCCCTGCGGACGGCCGCGATGGAAACGCTGGAGGCAGCCCGGGAACGGTGGCCCCACAACGAAGTGTTCACGTCGGCTCTCCACAACATCACAGAGAAAGCGCAGCAGCCAGGAGAGGAATCGAAGCAGAGGACCAACCGAGGCGCGGGGTAGGCGATTCCTGCGTGGGCGTCCCGCCCGGAAAGGGGGTCTCTTCGCCGGGCCGCTCAATCCGAGCCGGTCCCCCACAGACAAACGGGTGGGTGGAACCGGTCCAACAAAATGTCATCGGGACACCGAAAGCCCGTTGAGCTTTCAGGGCTTGATGTATCTTCCCCAGGCTTCCATGACCTCGCGGCGTCGGCCGAGCAGGTCGCTTCTGGCATAGGCGCCCTCGACGCCTTTGACGATGTGTGACAGCGCCGCCTCCGCCACCTCCCTGCGGATGCCCAGCTCGCCGCACCAATCCCGAAAACTCGACCGGAGTCCGTGAACGGTGCCGATGCCGAGCCTGCGGAACGCCGCCGCCAGGGCCCCGTGACCTATCGGACCGCCGCGCACCCCCGGAAAGATCAGCGCTCCGGGGTCCGCCGGGTCCGAGTGGCGGGCGGCCTTGTGCAGCACGTCGAGGCTCATCGTGCCGAGCGGCACCCGGTGGTCTCTCTGGGTCTTCATCCTCTCGGCGGGGACCGTCCACACTCGTTCCTCGAAGTCGATCTCGGACCAGCGGGCGCCGCGGGCTTCCCCCGTCCTGGCGGCGGTGGCCGCTATGAACTGGATGGCAAGTCCGGTCGAGGCCGCCACGTTGGATCGTTCGACCCTCCGGAGCGCCTCGGCCACGTCGGCGTGGTCTATCGCCCGATGGTGGGCGACCGGCCTGGTTTTTCGTGGCAGCGTCGCCGACAGGGCCTCCCCGACCGGATTGTCCGACCGGTAGCCCTGGGCCATCGCCCACTGCATCACCTGTCCGATGCGCCGCTTCAGGTGCTCGGCCTGCCGCGGTTTGGCATGCCAGAGGGGGGCGACCACCGAGAGGACGTGAGCGGTGGTGATCCTGTCGACCGGCATGTGACCGATCCGCGGGTAGACGTGGTTGGCGAACCCGTTGCGCCAGGCGGACTCGGTGCGGCTTCCCGGTTTCCAGCCCCGCGAGTGGAGCCTTATCGTCCGGTCGGTGGCCTTCCGGAAGTTGGGGATGCCGCCGCCCCGGGGGTCCTGGCCCTGTTCGATCGCCCGGCGGTTTTCCAGGGCCTTCCGCCGCGCCTCGGCGAGGGACACCACCGGGAAGGCCCCCAGGCCGAGGTTGGTTGTCCGTTCGTTGATGCGGACCCGCTGCACCCACGATTTGCGGACCCCGCCGCCCTTGCGCGGTTGGACCACCAGCGCCAGCCCGTGGGAACCGCGGCCGTCCCCGTACCGTCCCGGTCTCTTCACCGTCCGCACGAATCCCGCGTAAAGACGCACCGTTTACCCCCTTCAATCCTCCGTTATCACTTCCGTTGTCACCATATTAACGTGATGCTATGTTATTCTATGAAACCGCCTGCGACAAGCCAAATCGGGAAAACCCTATGTTTTCCCAGGTCAAAGGAGTATTATGGAACATTATGAAACTTCCCGGATTTGGGGTAGGTGTTTTGATTCCGTCAACGCCCACCTGGCGCAGTCTGCGATTTATTTCAAATCAGTTGG comes from bacterium and encodes:
- a CDS encoding tyrosine-type recombinase/integrase, which translates into the protein MRLYAGFVRTVKRPGRYGDGRGSHGLALVVQPRKGGGVRKSWVQRVRINERTTNLGLGAFPVVSLAEARRKALENRRAIEQGQDPRGGGIPNFRKATDRTIRLHSRGWKPGSRTESAWRNGFANHVYPRIGHMPVDRITTAHVLSVVAPLWHAKPRQAEHLKRRIGQVMQWAMAQGYRSDNPVGEALSATLPRKTRPVAHHRAIDHADVAEALRRVERSNVAASTGLAIQFIAATAARTGEARGARWSEIDFEERVWTVPAERMKTQRDHRVPLGTMSLDVLHKAARHSDPADPGALIFPGVRGGPIGHGALAAAFRRLGIGTVHGLRSSFRDWCGELGIRREVAEAALSHIVKGVEGAYARSDLLGRRREVMEAWGRYIKP